Within the Zea mays cultivar B73 chromosome 10, Zm-B73-REFERENCE-NAM-5.0, whole genome shotgun sequence genome, the region CCGCTCCCACGGCCTCCGCGCCTTCGTGCCCGACCTCGACTCGACGCCGCCGTCGCTGACCTCCTCGCCACCGCGCCGTCGAAGGAAGGAGTGCGAGATCCGCTGGCGTATGGGCGAGATCCACGGTGGGGGAAGGGGCGCGCTGTAGGTGTGCGGCGGGGGCAGGCGGCGCAGTGATGGGGAGAGGAGGAGGTGGTAGATCTAGGGCGTCCATGGCGGCGCCTTCGGGCGAGATCCACGGCGGGGACTGCGGGCGTTGCTGGCGTGGGGTCCAGGGGCGCTGCGGCCGCGAGGACGGCGGCGGGGAATGCGGGCGCTAGGAGGGGAATCGAGCGGGCGGAGCTGGCACGGCGGATTTGCGGGACCGAGGGCGCGGCGGATTTGTGCGCGGCAGCAGCCGATGCGCGGGGAGGCAGAACAAGGTCCTGTGCACGCCTACAATAGtaacatatagagtagtagagatttgaaAGTTAAACAGATACCTATGAAATCCATGTACAATTTCTACATTCCAAACTTAATTTCTACATTCCAAACTTCAAGTGGGTCCCTAAATGTCGTTCCAATGTTTGAAAACGGTAGTTTCGTATCTACATACCTgattttgtaaataataaatttggTATGGTTGCGACCCCAAAACTCGGAAGCATATATAAGTAAAAAGATAAGTAGCatgtgaagcattatttcctttttcCCAAGATCCTGTAAGCAGCAAACTGTTTCATGTGACATTCTTTGAAATTTCTCATCAAATTTGTTTCATACATAGTCCATTTCAAcaaagtttttgttttgtcaatctTGGCATAAGATTATAAAACTAAAGTATAAGAAAAAGCGACTGAAACAAAGTAATCCTGAAGCTTTCAGCATCAGGAGATTGCAAAGAGCAGGGAACATTTTGTAGTTATAACTTATATATAACAAAATAATGGAGACGTACAACTCATCTGGACATTCTAATCTGGCCTACCACATCAAAATTGGATCAATTACAAGAACAAGGACGCCAACACCACAGTTGGACCAATACAGATCGTGTAAAAACACTAACCAACTGGTTGGAGCTTCCTAAATCTTCAAGCTCCTACCACACCCATGCATTTAGCTCATATTGAGTCGGCAATGGAGGAGCAACAACACCTACACTATCGATGCTGATCCGGTGATCATGTCAAAAAGGAGAACACCAGCCAACCAAACTAAACCTGGCTGGGGTATGATGAAGCGAGGACAGCATCCAGCAATCCTTTGCTTCGCTTAGCTATCTGTAGTTACAGCAGGATGCCTGACCACGGATCAACTTATCCCACAAGCACAACATCTGCCTAGGTGACTGATAGTGGGCCGTGTAGTAGTTCTCCAGGCAACCATACTGGCAGAACTTCCAGCCGTGGGAATATTGGACAGGCTTTGTTGCATTGAATTTCTCGACATAGGCCGCAGGGGAGGAAGACGACCCGGCCCCGCGCGCGCTGGGAGACCGCGGAGGGGCACTTGGCGGCGTCGGAGGCGCGGGAGGTGGCGGCGGCGAGCAGCGCCCAGGGGTCCCCCGCGAAGGTGGCAGCGTCCTCCCAGGCGGTGAGGCCGAGCGCCCAGGCGTCGTCGGCCATGCGGTCGAGCGCAGAGCGGTTGCGGGACGCGAGGTCGGGCCGGGGAGGGACACGCGATCGTAGCGGTGCCAGAAGGGGCGGACCGGGAACGGAGAGGCTGTGGAAGTGGCGGTGGCGTCGGAGGACGAGGAGGACCCGAGCGGGGGCAGGTGGTCGTAGGAGGACGGCGAGGAGAAGGCGGCGACAGCGGCAGCGGCGGTGGGGTCGCCGCGAGGTCGGCGGCGGCCAGGTCCAGCACGCGACAGAACTTGAGGGAGATGAGGAGGAGATAGGTCGCCGCCACCGCCAGCATCAGGTGCGACGGCCGCACCCGTCGCGCCATTGCCTGCCGCCGCCTCCCCTCGGGAGCAGGAGCGGCCGGATGCCCCTCCCCTCTCGGCGCCCCCACTCCGACGACGACGGCAGCAGCGGGAGCGGTTAGGGATTGGGGAAGCGGGAGGGAGGCGcgggcatgtttggttcgtgCCTGCTCCACACTTTGCATAagtttagtcgttcgaattgaaaaactaaccttagacagaaaagttagtTAAAGTGTGGTAAGTTAGATAGCGAACTAAACAGATCGCGACAAGATAGGTGGGGCGGGGGGGGGCGACAGAAACGATGGTGGATGCTGGCGGGTGGCGCAGGACATAGTAAAGGAAATGGATAAACCGTTTTTTTCTTTTTGCATTTTAGCCTTTTTCGAACTTTTTTTCACAACTACATCTTTTTGTTTTATTTCATTCATTTCATAAAATGGATTCTTACCTCGATGTCATAATTATTGGTGCCGAGGTTACATGTCTTGGCATCAATAACGATGGTGTCGAGGTCTTCGACCTAGGATTTGAGCGGATGATTACGTGACAACATATCAGCGCCACAAGTATTTGTCTACTAAGTGATGAACGaatacaagaacacacaagggtttagagtggttcgggctgccggagcgtaatattctactccactgtgtgatgtattgagcttgagagcttgtatgaacttgtgagcctgagctgggtctaagtgtgtctgagtGAGCTTGAGTCCCCTTTGTAGcgctgcatgcctccccttttatagctcaaggggggcacgtacaagggtgttgagccacgacatgtgggcccaggaacataacagatgtaatacttggagctacCAACGCCCGTTGCTAGTGCCAtctccttgcgccctgatatccacagtctgcgtagcattggcgtgcagcggaagcttccctggcaacaTACGAGTGATAATGAGCACAGTGCACTCTGCAgcatgggcgtactgcctgccaatggaatagataggcacgccgcctgcgggacggcctggtcgccgcctgccagcggagtggacagggcacattaaatgctgagacggCACACCGccagccagcggagtggacagggctcattaaatgctgaggcggcacatcacctgccagtttgaCAGGCGGCGTGCCTCATCCGCAATAAATGTGGAGgatgcgcggcccagaggcctttcgTCAGGTtgcgcccgttggcttacgtcacgggcagctggccacgtggcagcatcgaggctccgcctgagcggggagcagatgcGTACAcgatatggtccggacacgtgttggCTCCGGGCcctgcctggccttgattaaggtccAAGTACTCCTtctcccagaatcccgggacctgTTGTGAGTGGCCAAGACCCCCCCACCCGAGGGGTCCGGTTTTGTACCTGTGGAGGTTCTGGACCTCGCCCGGAGGTCCGGTCTGTGtatccaggggtccggcacttccccgtggaggtccggacccactgttgacaccttggagtatatcgtctcCTCTGGCCACGTGGTGCCCCCggagccgcccacgtggtggggtcgggcgctgtTTGCCACGTGATTAGAGATAGTCGTATGGACTccgcgccttcatactgtagtaaggggtaccccgattcagggtaccgacagtggcccccgggcccaccttagGGGAGGAACGAgcttgcaggtggggccaaagcttgattggcgCGCTGCTTCCGTGCACTCGCTGACGTAATCACTGTCAGcccgccttcggtcacgccaactgccacgcTTGTCCCCGCGACTGACTAACCCGTGGCCTCTGCACTTGATGGTTTtgctgggccatgcgcggggtgcctcgataccactgcattggttttgaaaattcaccTTTTCTGTCCTCTACGGCGGCCCTGAGGGGGCGCAGTACTGGGGCGAGCGGCGGTTCGACTTTTTGCACCCAGGAACCGGCGCCCAAGGAggctgactcgtgggcccgggcccgcaCGTCAGAGACTGGGTCGTTGGCTTCGGCGGaggtgaagaggcgcactaccgcgggCGGTGGCCCACTCCTCacacggcggttcgccttcttcgcacacggagaccgacgcccaaggggaatgactcgtgggcccggcccCCGTGTAAGAGTCTGGTCCGCTGCTTTTGGTGGAGATGGAGAGGCGCGGCGGTTCGCTCCCCACGTGGCGGTTCACCTTCTTCGCACACGAAGACCGACGCCCAAGGgggatgactcgtgggcctgggccctcGTGCCAGAGACTGGGTCACCTTGGCGCGCGTCGGGCGAGATCTTCTGCGGCGTCTCGGGGCGTCAGTGGGGGAATCTTTCTTTAAAAAGGGATTCTCCCGAGCGCAGTAGCCATTCTCATCACTCGCAGCGCCCTTTCGCCCTCGAGTTCTCCGCGCTTTTCTGCCGTCGTAGCCGccatggccttgctagacccTCCCGAGCGCCTCCAGCTcgaggtggcactcaacttggtgcgcaacctgctcggatggggtgTGCCGGCGTTCACCGGAAGGATCCGTGTCGGCGCCTCTCCTCACGGCGATCTCACCACCGGAGAGTTTGTGCTCTTCGTCTCCAACCTCCCCAGCGGGTTGGCGCTGTCGATCTCGTCTTTCttcgtgctgctgctggaggagctcggcCTCCAACCTCAGCACTTCACGCCCTGCTTCATCCTTCAGGCGGCCATCATCGCCTACCTCTGCAAGATGTCCGTGGGGGCGACGCTTCTTCCTCCTGCATTCggtttcaaggatgttcatcagccttgCGGAGGTGGAAAGCGAGAtgagctgcggctccatctttCGCGTGAGCTTCACCAGTGCCTCATGGCTTCGGTGCCGCCTCCAACGGTGATCGCTGGCCCGACTGCTGAAGACGCCGCCCAggaggtcgtacaagacgtcgtggAGA harbors:
- the LOC103642590 gene encoding formin-like protein 13 — its product is MLQSALCSLSLVEDLDTIVIDAKTCNLGTNNYDIECGAGTNQTCPRLPPASPIPNRSRCCRRRRSGGAERGGASGRSCSRGEAAAGNGATGAAVAPDAGGGGDLSPPHLPQVLSRAGPGRRRPRGDPTAAAAVAAFSSPSSYDHLPPLGSSSSSDATATSTASPFPVRPFWHRYDRVSLPGPTSRPATALRSTAWPTTPGRSASPPGRTLPPSRGTPGRCSPPPPPAPPTPPSAPPRSPSARGAGSSSSPAAYVEKFNATKPVQYSHGWKFCQYGCLENYYTAHYQSPRQMLCLWDKLIRGQASCCNYR